TTATCAGAAGGATTATGAACAACGAAAGCGACGAGGAATTCCTTTAGAAGAGGCAGAAGTGAAAAATCGCTTTGAACTACGGTATCGAAAAGAGAAAGCGCAAAGCTTAGCAAAGATTATTTCAAGAACCCATGATTTAACCAAACTGTTCTTTGAGTTACTTAATGGAGCAATTTGTTTTTATGACCGTGATCCAAATGATCCAGGGGCAAAAGTTGATAAAAAATGGGCAGCCTTTATTGGCAATCATGGCGCAATCACCATTTCTTTAGAGACAATTCCTCAAAGCTTTGAGAAAAGTATGAATTGGTTAATTCATGGTGTTTCGCCATCGCTAGCTTTTATTGCACAAGTGGATCAAACGTTTCATTCTTCCTTGTTGTCTTTGATTATTGAATAAGGAGAAATGAATCCAAGACAGATTAAACTTCTCCAAAATATGAAGGCAGACCCAGAATATTATCAGGAGGAGGTTGAGTATTATGAACGAAAACTACAAAGTATATCAAATGAGAAAACAAGCTACTAAAAAAGCAAAGTACTGCTTACACAACAAGTTGTGCAACGTACTCCGCCTCGACAAGACGAGTATAACACAACCATTGAATGAGAAACAATTGATTATAAAGAGGATTAATTTAAAAGGAGTAAAGTATCAGGGGGTGAGAGATTGGAAACAAAATGTGATTTCATGGTAAATCGTGCAATTTTGATAGAAATGGGCTTTAAACCTAGTCAAGCTGCACGAATGATTAAAGAGAGCAAAACGTATCTTGCACGGGTTGAAGGAATAGATTTTTATAATAATCGCCAAGTTGGTGTGGTGCCATCTCGAGTAATTGAACATCTTTTTCACATTCAAGTTGCGGAATAAACAGTACAAGCGCGGTACTATTAAAGTAGCTTTTCTCAAGCACAGGGAGGAATGGTACGATGCCAAAAATTAAAAATATTTACCAAGATAAAAAGACAAAAAAATGGTTCTTCCGAGCATATCTGGGCATAGATGAAGATGGAAGAAAGGTTCAGAAGACTAAACGAGGTTATGCTTCACAAAAAGATGCCAAAATTGCTTATGACAAGTATATGGAAACACATGATTTCAACAAGACAGTTCCTAATCAACTGTGTTCTACCAATCAAATGACTTTCGAAGAGTTTTACAAGGATAGGTTTGTAAAATGGTACGAGAGACAGGTGAAGAGTCAAACATATGAGAATGCGCAATTCATATTCGAAAAGCGAATGCAGTTTTTCTATCATTTTCGTGTTCGAGATATTACAAGTCACGATATTGAGGATTGGTTATTTGAACTAAGCCAGACAGAGTCACGCAATTCGCGGAAAAAAGTCAATGGCGAAACGTTATCAAAATCTTATATCAATCGGATTCGGGGACACTTAAAAATTGTATTGGATCGGGCTGTTAAAGAGGGGGTGATTGCTAAAAATCCCGTTGATGATGTTTCTTCACTTCTTTCTGATAATAAGAAAGTTGAGTTTTGGGAACACAGTGAGTTTCTAAAAGTGATGAATGAATTGAAGGACGATAAGATTCAAACCCACCATCGGAAGATTGTGTATGAAATGCTCTTTTATACTGGCATTCGGATTGGAGAACTTGAAGCTTTGTCTTGGTCGAATGTAGATTTCGAAAAAAACACGATAACGATTGAGAAGACACTAATTTATAATACAAAAGATGATTGGTACTTCTCGACTCCAAAAACGAAATGTGCTTATCGAACGATTGGGATGGGAAAGAAACTTTCATTAAAGCTCAGACAGTGGTATGACTTGCAAAAACGAATTGGAAATTTTGAATATGTTGCTCAGTTGGACGGAACATTTACGCCACCTTATTCTTTCGCAAACTGGTTAAAAGAGGCTGCTAAAAAAGCGGGTGTCAAACCGATTAAACTTCACGCGCTACGACATTCTCATGTTGCATTTCTGATTGAGCAGAATATTCAACCGCTATCGATTCAAGAGCGATTGGGCCATGCGAATATCCAAATCACTTTAGGAACTTACGGTCACTTATATGCGAAGTCAGATCAACAAGTAGTTAACGCGATTGATTATGTTCAAGAGGGCGCTATTCTTTCGAAAAATGACGATTTATTACCAGTCTGAGTTTTCCACTACGCTACCAGAAGACAGACAAATGCTTTCGTACCAGTGTTTTTGGTTGAGTTGCTCCTGTTTAAGATGTATCGGAAATAATAGGTAACCTTAGAAGCGACCAGTTAAAAGCTAGATCATTAGGCTAGCTTTTAACTGGTCGCTTCTTTAGTGAATTTTAAATAACAAAATAGAAAGAAAAAATAATTTTTTAAATGGTATATATCATTTTGAAATAGCGGAGAATTTGATTAAGAAAAGCTTTTTCCTTTAAAATTTCAGTAAAAAAATTTTTTTGTTATCATAAAACGATTTTACGAAAGATAATATCCGTATTTGCATTATCTAAAAATAACGTTTCTTTGTTATTATCAGCCGGCATATGCTTCAGGTTAACTTACATAGGTTAAAACTTTTATACTTTGTTCGTGGTTGCCCCACTTTTCACCAAAGAGGGTTAAACCGCCTACATGCTCCATATTTTCTTCTGAAGCAATGCGCAATGTAAAATAATCGGTTCCTTTAAGTGCTAAGTCATTAATATTTAAATCTGTCGTAGGAACGCCATCAATACTTGTGTCATATTGATTAATCCGGATATGTTTTAATTCACCATATTGACTACAAGTATCGGGCCACCAAGTTGGAGTTAGGCGCCCACGAACATCGGCATAATTGCCTCGGACAGTGTCGCTGCCCAATTTCTTTCCGTTGATATAATACGTAACGTCACTTGGCCAAGTATTATTAGAAATCGGAAATTCAGATGCGATTTCAAAACTAATATCTAATAATTCAAGGTGATCATCAACTTGAACGAGGTTAGGAATTTTATATTCTAAAAAACCTTTTCCGGTCCAAACTAATTGTGCGTTGACGCGTTGACTATCAAGAAAAGAACGAGGCTGATCGGCCATACCGATATGCCCTTCTTCTGAGGCTAGACCACAAGTTGGCTCCGCGTGGTAGTCGGTAAAATGTCCCACTTTTACGTCAGCATGGTAGTGTCGGTATTCTGGAAAAATTTTTTCCGGAAACTCAATGCCAATTTGATCAATCGCTAAGGCAACGATTTTTTGCAAACCAAATTTACCTGGACAACGACGCGTCTTTACAACACCAGCATCTTCTAATTGTTGGACGTGCCGCGTTGTGATGGCATTTGAAATGGCGAGGGCTTTGGCAATTTCACCAATATTCATTTCGCCAGTCGCTAGTTGATTTACAATTCCCAGTCGCGTTTCGTTTGCTAAGGCTTGTAAAACGGGGAGTGATTTTGTCGATGTATCAATAATCATAGAAAAGCTCCTTTACTTTTTCGTTAAGTATAACTCTAGTAATAATTGTAATTTTATAAGTTATTTTACTAATTGGTTAAAATAGTTAAGGTTGATAGAACGGCATTGACGCTCTATGAAAACGCTGTTATTATTTTGTGTGTTGACCGATAAGTTAAATAGTAATGTTATTATAAGTCTTTGTTAACCAAAAGGTCAATAATGTTTTTTGAAAATAGACCAAAGAATTTTTGGAGGTAAGCATGTTAAACAGGAAAGAACATCCGCGACCACAGCTGATAAGAAAGAAATGGCAAAGTTTAGATGGAAAATGGGATTTTGCCTTTGATGATAACAATATCGGCCTAATAGAAAATTGGTTCAAAGTATTACCTGCAGCATATAAAATTTTGGTTCCGTTTACATATGAGACGGAATTGAGTGGTATACACGATACGTCTCACCACAAGATTGTTTGGTACCAACGCACGTTTGAAAATGATAATGATGAAAATCAGG
The DNA window shown above is from Enterococcus montenegrensis and carries:
- a CDS encoding ArsR/SmtB family transcription factor codes for the protein MIIDTSTKSLPVLQALANETRLGIVNQLATGEMNIGEIAKALAISNAITTRHVQQLEDAGVVKTRRCPGKFGLQKIVALAIDQIGIEFPEKIFPEYRHYHADVKVGHFTDYHAEPTCGLASEEGHIGMADQPRSFLDSQRVNAQLVWTGKGFLEYKIPNLVQVDDHLELLDISFEIASEFPISNNTWPSDVTYYINGKKLGSDTVRGNYADVRGRLTPTWWPDTCSQYGELKHIRINQYDTSIDGVPTTDLNINDLALKGTDYFTLRIASEENMEHVGGLTLFGEKWGNHEQSIKVLTYVS
- a CDS encoding site-specific integrase encodes the protein MPKIKNIYQDKKTKKWFFRAYLGIDEDGRKVQKTKRGYASQKDAKIAYDKYMETHDFNKTVPNQLCSTNQMTFEEFYKDRFVKWYERQVKSQTYENAQFIFEKRMQFFYHFRVRDITSHDIEDWLFELSQTESRNSRKKVNGETLSKSYINRIRGHLKIVLDRAVKEGVIAKNPVDDVSSLLSDNKKVEFWEHSEFLKVMNELKDDKIQTHHRKIVYEMLFYTGIRIGELEALSWSNVDFEKNTITIEKTLIYNTKDDWYFSTPKTKCAYRTIGMGKKLSLKLRQWYDLQKRIGNFEYVAQLDGTFTPPYSFANWLKEAAKKAGVKPIKLHALRHSHVAFLIEQNIQPLSIQERLGHANIQITLGTYGHLYAKSDQQVVNAIDYVQEGAILSKNDDLLPV
- a CDS encoding DUF3173 domain-containing protein; this encodes METKCDFMVNRAILIEMGFKPSQAARMIKESKTYLARVEGIDFYNNRQVGVVPSRVIEHLFHIQVAE